In Ruminococcaceae bacterium BL-4, one DNA window encodes the following:
- a CDS encoding protein of unknown function (Evidence 5 : Unknown function): MCMKEVLVQNQVGLHARPATFFIQKANEFKSSIWVEKEERRVNPRAFWECFLWELSAVLQFVLLQTAPMRKRLLTVW, translated from the coding sequence ATGTGTATGAAGGAAGTTTTGGTACAGAATCAAGTTGGGTTGCACGCGCGGCCGGCTACATTTTTTATTCAAAAAGCAAATGAATTTAAATCTTCTATTTGGGTGGAGAAAGAAGAACGCCGTGTAAATCCAAGAGCCTTTTGGGAGTGCTTTCTCTGGGAATTGTCGGCGGTACTACAATTCGTATTATTGCAGACGGCGCCGATGAGGAAGAGGCTGTTGACAGTTTGGTAA